A single region of the Streptomyces vilmorinianum genome encodes:
- a CDS encoding FadR/GntR family transcriptional regulator produces MALGSPRRSGLSDQVITELRNQITSGEWPVGSRIPTEPELVEQLGVARNTVREAVRALAHNGLLDIRQGSGTYVVATSELAGVMHRRFAGSDPRHIAEVRSTLESSAARLAAQRRTERDLKQLDALLAGRDEAWRSGDAERFVTADGAFHHAVVVASHNDVLTELYADLGHVLRQWLREDVGQELRPEHHMDHTRLVEAIRAGDADTAAAEAAGYPFMCLRSPGPERPARPGQAVPPAGA; encoded by the coding sequence ATGGCGCTCGGCTCTCCCCGGCGTTCCGGGCTCTCCGATCAGGTGATCACCGAGCTGCGGAACCAGATCACCTCCGGCGAGTGGCCGGTCGGGTCACGGATCCCGACCGAGCCGGAACTGGTCGAGCAGCTGGGCGTGGCCCGCAACACCGTGCGCGAGGCGGTCCGCGCGCTCGCGCACAACGGGCTGCTCGACATCCGGCAGGGCTCGGGCACCTATGTCGTCGCGACCAGCGAGCTGGCGGGGGTCATGCACCGGCGGTTCGCCGGGTCCGACCCGCGGCACATCGCGGAGGTGCGCTCGACGCTGGAGTCCTCGGCGGCGCGGCTCGCGGCGCAGCGGCGCACGGAGCGCGATCTGAAGCAGCTGGACGCGCTGCTCGCGGGGCGGGACGAGGCGTGGCGGTCGGGCGACGCCGAGCGGTTCGTGACGGCGGACGGCGCGTTCCATCACGCGGTGGTGGTCGCCTCGCACAACGACGTACTGACCGAGCTCTACGCCGACCTCGGCCACGTCCTGCGGCAGTGGCTGCGCGAGGACGTGGGCCAGGAGCTGCGGCCCGAGCACCACATGGACCACACGCGACTGGTGGAGGCGATCCGGGCCGGCGACGCGGACACGGCGGCGGCCGAGGCGGCCGGCTATCCGTTCATGTGCCTCAGGAGCCCGGGACCGGAGCGTCCTGCTCGACCGGGGCAGGCTGTTCCACCGGCTGGTGCGTGA
- a CDS encoding S-adenosylmethionine:tRNA ribosyltransferase-isomerase, giving the protein MTWAVHVPEGLSARLPAEQRGPGRGRDDVRLMVSRGTEVSHHVFRELPGQLRAGDVLVVNTSATLAAAVTGRLGGEEEGARVAIPCKGGGGRRAGWEPVVVHFSTRGDDGRWAVELREPDGRGSTGPRPGGPVGAVVRLPGGPPSRGVEARLVLTEPLVPGASRLWWARVDTPVPALLARYGRPIRYGYTERDQPLSAYQTVFALPSPDGAGSAEMPSAGRPFTAALVAELVSRGVQFAPLTLHTGVASAEVHEPPYPERFEVPATTAWLVNAAKAGGGRVVAVGTTAVRALESAADEAGRVRAASGWTDLVVTPGRGVRVVDGLLTGLHEPESSHLLMLEAVAGRRAVHRACTEALRERYLWHEFGDVHLVLPEKAPHCAHC; this is encoded by the coding sequence ATGACGTGGGCGGTGCACGTACCCGAGGGGTTGTCGGCGCGGCTGCCGGCGGAGCAGCGCGGGCCGGGCCGGGGGCGTGACGACGTGCGGCTGATGGTGTCGCGCGGGACGGAGGTGTCGCATCACGTCTTCCGGGAGCTGCCGGGGCAGCTGCGGGCCGGGGACGTGCTCGTCGTCAATACAAGTGCGACGCTCGCCGCCGCCGTGACCGGGCGGCTGGGCGGGGAAGAGGAAGGGGCTCGCGTAGCGATTCCTTGCAAGGGCGGTGGCGGGCGACGGGCGGGCTGGGAGCCGGTCGTCGTGCACTTCTCGACGCGTGGGGACGACGGCCGGTGGGCGGTGGAGCTGCGGGAGCCGGACGGCCGGGGAAGTACGGGGCCGCGGCCGGGCGGACCGGTGGGGGCCGTGGTGCGGCTGCCCGGGGGTCCCCCCAGCAGGGGCGTAGAGGCTCGGCTCGTCCTGACGGAGCCGCTGGTTCCGGGGGCGTCGCGGCTCTGGTGGGCCCGGGTGGACACGCCCGTACCGGCGCTGCTCGCGCGGTACGGGCGGCCGATCCGCTACGGGTACACGGAGCGGGACCAGCCGCTGTCCGCGTATCAGACGGTCTTCGCGCTCCCCTCCCCCGACGGCGCGGGTTCGGCGGAGATGCCGAGCGCGGGCCGGCCGTTCACGGCCGCCCTGGTGGCGGAGCTGGTGAGCCGGGGGGTGCAGTTCGCTCCGCTCACCCTGCATACGGGGGTGGCGTCGGCGGAGGTCCATGAGCCGCCGTACCCGGAGCGCTTCGAGGTCCCGGCGACGACGGCGTGGCTGGTGAACGCGGCGAAGGCGGGCGGGGGCCGGGTCGTGGCGGTGGGGACGACGGCGGTGCGCGCGCTCGAGTCCGCGGCCGATGAGGCCGGGCGGGTGCGGGCGGCTTCGGGGTGGACGGATCTGGTGGTGACCCCGGGGCGCGGGGTGCGGGTGGTGGACGGGCTGCTCACGGGGCTCCACGAGCCCGAGTCCTCGCATCTGCTGATGCTGGAGGCGGTCGCCGGGCGGCGTGCTGTGCACCGTGCCTGTACGGAGGCGCTGCGGGAGCGGTACCTCTGGCACGAGTTCGGCGACGTCCATCTCGTCCTCCCGGAGAAGGCCCCTCACTGTGCGCATTGCTGA
- a CDS encoding SDR family NAD(P)-dependent oxidoreductase: MPVAIITGASKGLGRALAGALAERGWDLVLDARTAKVLEESAEAARARGVRVVARAGDVTDTAHRRELVAAARELGGLDLLVNNAGILGAEPLPRLDSHSLDGFRAALEVNVVAPLGLLQEALPLLRTAPAGAVINLSSDAAVEAYRTWGAYGATKAALDQLSAVLAVEEPGLRVWWVDPGGMRTDMLAAAEPDEDLSGTPAPAEVAPVFLRLLDERPASGRYTAPALLEER, translated from the coding sequence ATGCCTGTCGCGATCATCACAGGGGCGTCGAAGGGGCTGGGGCGGGCTCTGGCCGGCGCGCTGGCCGAGCGGGGCTGGGATCTGGTGCTCGACGCCCGGACGGCGAAGGTGCTCGAGGAGAGTGCGGAGGCGGCACGCGCGCGTGGGGTGCGGGTGGTGGCGCGGGCGGGGGACGTGACGGACACGGCGCACCGGCGTGAGCTGGTGGCGGCGGCGCGGGAGCTCGGCGGGCTGGATCTGCTGGTGAACAACGCGGGGATCCTGGGCGCCGAGCCGCTGCCACGGCTCGACAGCCACTCTCTGGACGGTTTCCGGGCCGCCCTGGAGGTGAACGTGGTGGCTCCGCTGGGGCTGCTGCAGGAGGCGCTGCCGCTGCTGCGCACGGCACCGGCCGGAGCCGTGATCAACCTGAGTTCGGACGCGGCCGTGGAGGCGTACCGGACCTGGGGCGCGTACGGGGCGACGAAGGCGGCGCTGGACCAGCTGTCGGCGGTCCTGGCGGTGGAGGAGCCGGGGCTGCGCGTCTGGTGGGTGGACCCGGGCGGGATGCGGACGGACATGCTGGCCGCCGCGGAGCCCGACGAGGACCTGTCGGGGACTCCTGCTCCGGCCGAGGTCGCCCCTGTCTTCCTCCGGCTTCTCGACGAGCGCCCGGCGAGCGGCAGGTATACGGCACCGGCCCTCCTGGAGGAGCGATGA
- the fabG gene encoding 3-oxoacyl-[acyl-carrier-protein] reductase translates to MSRSVLVTGGNRGIGLAIARAFAEAGDKVAITYRSGEPPAALTDLGCLAVKCDITDAEQVEQAYKEIEEKHGPVEVLVANAGVTKDQLLMRMSEEDFTSVLDTNLTGTFRVVKRANRGMLRAKKGRVVLISSVVGLLGSAGQANYAASKAGLVGFARSLARELGSRNITFNVVAPGFVDTDMTKVLTDEQRAGIVSQVPLGRYAQPEEIAATVKFLASDDASYITGAVIPVDGGLGMGH, encoded by the coding sequence TTGAGCCGCTCGGTTCTCGTCACCGGAGGCAACCGGGGCATCGGCCTCGCCATCGCCCGCGCGTTCGCCGAGGCCGGCGACAAGGTCGCGATCACGTACCGCTCCGGTGAGCCGCCGGCCGCCCTGACCGATCTGGGCTGCCTCGCCGTCAAGTGCGACATCACCGACGCCGAGCAGGTGGAGCAGGCGTACAAGGAGATCGAGGAGAAGCACGGTCCCGTGGAGGTCCTGGTGGCGAACGCCGGGGTCACCAAGGACCAGCTCCTGATGCGGATGAGCGAGGAGGACTTCACCTCCGTCCTCGACACCAACCTGACCGGCACCTTCCGGGTCGTCAAGCGCGCCAATCGCGGCATGCTGCGGGCCAAGAAGGGCCGCGTCGTCCTGATCTCCTCGGTCGTCGGCCTCCTCGGCTCGGCCGGGCAGGCGAACTACGCCGCCTCCAAGGCCGGCCTGGTGGGCTTCGCCCGCTCCCTCGCGCGTGAGCTCGGCTCCCGCAACATCACCTTCAACGTCGTCGCCCCTGGCTTTGTCGACACCGACATGACCAAGGTGCTCACGGACGAGCAGCGCGCGGGCATCGTGTCCCAGGTGCCGCTGGGCCGCTACGCGCAGCCGGAGGAGATCGCCGCCACGGTGAAGTTCCTCGCCTCCGACGACGCCTCGTACATCACTGGAGCCGTCATCCCGGTTGACGGCGGATTGGGCATGGGTCACTGA
- the fabI gene encoding enoyl-ACP reductase FabI, translating into MSGILEGKRILITGVLMESSIAFHAAKLAQEQGAEIILTAWPRPTLTERIAKKLPQPDKVKVLELDVSNDEHLARLEGQVREHLGDRLDGVVHSIGFAPQDALGGNFLNTPFESVATAMHVSAFSLKSLTMALLPLMSEGGSVVGLTFDAQFAWPQYDWMGPTKAALEATSRYMARDLGKQNIRCNLVSAGPLGSMAAKSIPGFSELASVWDSRSPLEWDLSDPEPAGRAIVALLSDWFPKTTGEIVHVDGGLHAIGA; encoded by the coding sequence ATGAGCGGAATTCTCGAGGGCAAGCGCATCCTGATCACCGGTGTGCTGATGGAGTCCTCCATCGCCTTCCACGCCGCCAAGCTGGCCCAGGAGCAGGGCGCGGAGATCATCCTCACCGCCTGGCCCCGGCCGACACTGACCGAGCGCATCGCCAAGAAGCTGCCCCAGCCCGACAAGGTGAAGGTCCTGGAGCTCGACGTCTCCAACGACGAGCACCTCGCCCGTCTGGAGGGCCAGGTCCGCGAGCACCTCGGCGACCGCCTGGACGGCGTCGTGCACTCCATCGGCTTCGCGCCGCAGGACGCGCTCGGCGGCAACTTCCTGAACACGCCGTTCGAGTCCGTGGCCACCGCCATGCACGTCTCGGCCTTCTCTCTGAAGTCGCTGACGATGGCGCTGCTGCCGCTGATGAGCGAGGGCGGATCGGTCGTCGGCCTCACCTTCGACGCGCAGTTCGCCTGGCCGCAGTACGACTGGATGGGCCCGACCAAGGCCGCCCTGGAGGCCACCAGCCGCTACATGGCCCGTGACCTGGGCAAGCAGAACATCCGCTGCAACCTGGTCTCGGCCGGCCCGCTCGGTTCGATGGCCGCCAAGTCCATCCCCGGCTTCTCGGAGCTGGCCTCCGTGTGGGACAGCCGTTCCCCGCTGGAGTGGGACCTGTCCGACCCGGAGCCGGCGGGCCGCGCCATCGTCGCGCTGCTGTCCGACTGGTTCCCGAAGACGACCGGCGAGATCGTCCACGTCGACGGCGGCCTGCACGCGATCGGCGCGTGA
- a CDS encoding SixA phosphatase family protein — protein sequence MSVDTPRRIVLLRHAKADWPQVSDHERPLAERGRTDAPVAGRKLADTGITFDLALCSTAARTRETWKLAVHELPHRPRTVYEERLYEASLGELIALLNEVSDEVSDLLVIGHNPGMHALSDALAGKAEGDALARMNRGGFPTAAFSVLTFNGSWKSVEHGVGTLVDYWAPHS from the coding sequence ATGAGCGTCGATACACCCCGCAGGATTGTGCTGCTCCGGCATGCCAAGGCCGACTGGCCTCAGGTGTCCGACCACGAGCGACCGCTCGCCGAGCGCGGCCGCACGGACGCCCCCGTAGCGGGCCGCAAGCTCGCCGACACCGGGATCACCTTCGATCTGGCCCTCTGCTCGACCGCCGCCAGGACCCGCGAGACCTGGAAGCTGGCCGTGCACGAGCTGCCGCACCGCCCCAGGACCGTGTACGAGGAGCGGCTGTACGAGGCCTCGCTCGGCGAACTGATCGCCCTGCTCAACGAGGTCTCCGACGAGGTGAGCGACCTCCTCGTCATCGGGCACAACCCCGGCATGCACGCGCTCTCCGACGCCCTCGCGGGCAAGGCCGAGGGTGACGCGCTGGCCCGGATGAACCGGGGCGGCTTCCCGACGGCCGCCTTCTCGGTGCTCACCTTCAACGGCTCCTGGAAGTCCGTGGAGCACGGCGTGGGCACGCTGGTCGACTACTGGGCTCCGCACAGCTGA
- a CDS encoding SGM_5486 family transporter-associated protein yields the protein MPVLDPNPQNGQKKLLIVLGAMLGITVVIALIASIASP from the coding sequence ATGCCAGTGCTCGACCCGAACCCCCAGAACGGCCAGAAGAAGCTCCTCATCGTGCTCGGCGCGATGCTCGGAATCACGGTCGTCATCGCCCTCATCGCCTCGATCGCCTCACCCTGA
- a CDS encoding ABC transporter ATP-binding protein/permease: MGHGVPELVLELNGRTWTLDPSRSYTLGRDPQGDLVIDDARVSWRHATISWGGRSWVIEDHGSTNGTFVQGQRIHQMEIGPGSAVHLGNATDGPRLNLAAGAAAQQQAAQAHQAPAHQGAAQADWATHQAPPPQQNWQQQAPQGQPQQQPHQPHQPQQPQFPHQQGGPAEQLAQKVPGQGGGAAGAPPVYGDRSPTTFHQLALGHVMRIGRALENELVVSDLQVSRHHAEFHATPDGRFEIRDLGSHNGTYVNGQPIAKGGSVLIGPNDIVGVGHSTFRMVGGQLEEFVDTGEVSFSARHLTVTVDGGKQILKDVSFGVPEKSLIGVIGPSGSGKSTLLKALTGYRPANEGDVLYDNRSLYKQFAELRQRIGLVPQDDILHKELTVQKALRYAAKLRFPGDTAEAEREARIDEVLRELKLDIHKEKKVTSLSGGQRKRVSVALELLTKPSLIFLDEPTSGLDPGMDRDVMQLLRGLADDGRTVLVVTHSVAELGLCDKLLVMAPGGSVAYFGPPEEALNFFGYSTWADVFSAFENYRDYDWAGRWKGSQHYQMYAADIDAVAAQPVQMPQQAMARPPKPQGWGSQLWTLIRRYSSVIASDKGFMGLMVILPAVLGLVSVVIPADFGLGKPTPPSRFNGDAGTIMLILAVGMCFSGAANSVRELIKERVIYERERATGLSRSAYLMSKVIVLGVITAIQGVIICGIGFATRELPEEGLVMPPAVELCVTIIALGFTSMMFGLVISSLVKTAEKTMPLLVMFAIVQVVFTGILFQVYGSPGLEQFAWLMPSRWAIAAAGSTLDLAHLMPPWDHKNPTNLDPLWDHTVGQWGFNLTILLLIGIACGFAVARLLRRHEPEVMRK; this comes from the coding sequence GTGGGGCATGGAGTGCCAGAACTCGTACTGGAATTGAACGGAAGGACCTGGACTCTCGATCCGTCCAGGTCGTACACCCTCGGACGTGATCCGCAGGGCGACCTGGTGATCGACGACGCCAGGGTCTCGTGGCGGCACGCCACCATCAGCTGGGGCGGCCGGAGTTGGGTCATCGAGGACCACGGCTCGACCAACGGCACCTTCGTGCAGGGGCAGCGGATCCACCAGATGGAGATCGGCCCCGGCTCCGCGGTGCACCTCGGCAACGCGACCGACGGCCCGCGGCTGAATCTCGCCGCCGGCGCCGCGGCCCAACAGCAGGCGGCGCAGGCCCACCAGGCCCCCGCCCACCAGGGTGCGGCACAGGCCGACTGGGCCACCCACCAGGCCCCGCCGCCTCAGCAGAACTGGCAGCAGCAGGCCCCGCAGGGCCAGCCGCAGCAGCAGCCCCACCAGCCCCACCAGCCTCAGCAGCCGCAGTTCCCGCACCAGCAGGGCGGCCCCGCCGAGCAGTTGGCCCAGAAGGTGCCCGGCCAGGGTGGCGGCGCCGCGGGGGCGCCGCCGGTCTACGGCGACCGCAGCCCCACCACGTTCCACCAGCTGGCCCTCGGCCACGTCATGCGCATCGGTCGCGCGCTCGAGAACGAGTTGGTCGTCTCCGACCTCCAGGTCTCGCGCCACCACGCCGAGTTCCACGCCACGCCCGACGGCCGCTTCGAGATCCGCGACCTCGGCTCCCACAACGGCACGTACGTCAACGGTCAGCCGATCGCCAAGGGCGGCTCCGTCCTCATCGGCCCCAACGACATCGTGGGTGTCGGTCACTCGACCTTCCGGATGGTCGGCGGCCAGCTCGAGGAGTTCGTCGACACCGGCGAGGTCTCCTTCTCGGCCCGCCACCTCACCGTCACGGTCGACGGCGGCAAGCAGATCCTGAAGGACGTCTCCTTCGGCGTCCCCGAGAAGTCGCTGATCGGCGTCATCGGCCCCTCCGGCTCCGGCAAGTCGACCCTGCTCAAGGCGCTCACCGGCTACCGCCCGGCCAACGAGGGCGATGTCCTCTACGACAACCGAAGCCTCTACAAGCAGTTCGCCGAGCTGCGCCAGCGCATCGGTCTGGTCCCGCAGGACGACATCCTGCACAAGGAGCTGACCGTCCAAAAGGCGCTGCGCTACGCGGCCAAGCTCCGCTTCCCCGGCGACACCGCCGAGGCCGAGCGCGAGGCCCGTATCGACGAGGTGCTGCGCGAGCTCAAGCTCGACATCCACAAGGAGAAGAAGGTCACCTCCCTCTCCGGTGGCCAGCGCAAGCGCGTCTCGGTGGCCCTGGAGCTCCTCACCAAGCCGTCGCTGATCTTCCTGGACGAGCCGACCTCGGGCCTCGACCCGGGCATGGACCGCGACGTCATGCAGCTGCTGCGCGGCCTCGCCGACGACGGCCGCACGGTCCTCGTCGTCACCCACTCGGTGGCGGAGCTCGGCCTGTGCGACAAGCTCCTCGTCATGGCGCCCGGTGGCTCGGTGGCGTACTTCGGTCCGCCGGAGGAGGCGCTGAACTTCTTCGGCTACAGCACCTGGGCCGACGTCTTCTCCGCCTTCGAGAACTACCGCGACTACGACTGGGCGGGCCGCTGGAAGGGCTCGCAGCACTACCAGATGTACGCCGCGGACATCGACGCCGTCGCCGCGCAGCCCGTGCAGATGCCGCAGCAGGCGATGGCCCGCCCGCCGAAGCCGCAGGGCTGGGGCTCCCAGCTGTGGACCCTGATCCGCCGCTACTCCTCCGTGATCGCCTCGGACAAGGGCTTCATGGGCCTGATGGTGATCCTGCCGGCCGTCCTCGGCCTGGTCTCGGTCGTCATCCCGGCCGACTTCGGCCTCGGCAAGCCCACGCCGCCGTCCCGCTTCAACGGCGACGCCGGCACGATCATGCTGATCCTCGCGGTCGGCATGTGTTTCTCGGGCGCCGCGAACTCCGTACGAGAGCTGATCAAGGAGCGGGTCATCTACGAACGGGAGCGGGCCACCGGCCTGTCCCGCTCGGCGTACCTGATGTCCAAGGTCATCGTCCTCGGCGTGATCACCGCCATCCAGGGCGTGATCATCTGCGGGATCGGCTTCGCCACCCGTGAGCTGCCGGAAGAGGGCCTGGTCATGCCGCCGGCCGTCGAGCTGTGCGTCACGATCATCGCGCTCGGCTTCACCTCGATGATGTTCGGCCTGGTCATCTCCTCGCTGGTGAAGACCGCCGAGAAGACGATGCCGCTGCTCGTCATGTTCGCGATCGTCCAGGTCGTGTTCACCGGCATCCTCTTCCAGGTGTACGGCTCGCCCGGCCTGGAGCAGTTCGCCTGGCTGATGCCCTCGCGCTGGGCCATCGCCGCCGCGGGCTCGACCCTCGACCTCGCGCACCTGATGCCGCCGTGGGACCACAAGAACCCGACGAACCTGGACCCGCTGTGGGACCACACCGTCGGCCAGTGGGGCTTCAACCTCACGATCCTGCTGCTCATCGGCATCGCCTGCGGCTTCGCGGTGGCGCGTCTGCTGCGCCGCCACGAGCCCGAGGTCATGCGCAAGTAA
- a CDS encoding CynX/NimT family MFS transporter: MPDEPQTLTTAAPPARSTAPAATTAGNSSAPGRPALWVTRLVVVGLVLAALNLRPAITSLGALLEEVRDGLHMSGSVAGVLTSVPPLCFAVFGITAPRLARRFGNAAVVCAGMAAILAGLAVRPFASGTAGFLAASALALMGIAVSNVLMPVIVKRYFPGRVGTMTGLYSMALALGTSLAAAATVPMTTALGGSWRTGLGAWAILAALAVLPWLALLRDRGTRSPAAFPDRAAHAPAAGAPLRITRSRTAWALGAFFGLQATGAYITMGWMPQIFRDAGVPAGTAGVLLAVTMVMGVPLAFVIPRLATRLRNQGPIAVGLGLCGLAGYTGLYVAPAAGAWAWALLLGVSNCAFPLALTMIGMRSRTGAGVVRLSAFAQSVGYLISIPGPLLVGVLYQHSGGWGLPIALMAGLMLPQMVVGTLAGRDRTVEDEC, from the coding sequence ATGCCTGACGAGCCGCAGACCCTCACGACCGCCGCACCGCCGGCCCGTTCCACCGCACCGGCCGCCACCACCGCGGGGAATTCTTCCGCACCCGGCCGGCCCGCCCTCTGGGTCACCCGGCTCGTCGTCGTCGGACTCGTGCTCGCCGCCCTCAACCTCCGCCCCGCCATCACCAGCCTCGGCGCCCTCCTCGAAGAGGTCCGCGACGGGCTCCACATGAGCGGCAGCGTGGCCGGCGTCCTCACCTCCGTACCCCCGCTCTGCTTCGCCGTCTTCGGCATCACCGCCCCGCGCCTCGCCCGCCGCTTCGGCAACGCCGCCGTCGTCTGCGCCGGCATGGCCGCGATCCTCGCGGGCCTCGCCGTCCGCCCCTTCGCCTCCGGCACCGCCGGCTTCCTCGCCGCCAGCGCCCTCGCCCTCATGGGCATCGCCGTCAGCAACGTCCTGATGCCCGTCATCGTCAAGCGGTACTTCCCCGGCCGCGTGGGCACCATGACCGGCCTCTACTCCATGGCGCTCGCCCTCGGCACCTCCCTGGCCGCCGCGGCGACCGTTCCCATGACCACCGCCCTGGGCGGCAGTTGGCGCACCGGCCTCGGCGCCTGGGCGATCCTCGCCGCCCTCGCCGTACTTCCCTGGCTCGCGCTGCTGCGCGACCGGGGCACGCGCTCGCCGGCCGCCTTCCCCGACCGCGCGGCGCACGCACCGGCCGCGGGCGCCCCCCTCCGGATCACGCGCAGCCGCACCGCCTGGGCCCTCGGAGCCTTCTTCGGTCTCCAGGCCACCGGCGCGTACATCACCATGGGCTGGATGCCGCAGATCTTCCGCGACGCCGGTGTCCCGGCCGGTACGGCCGGTGTGCTGCTCGCCGTCACGATGGTGATGGGCGTACCGCTCGCGTTCGTCATCCCGCGCCTGGCCACCCGGCTCAGGAACCAGGGGCCGATCGCCGTCGGCCTGGGTCTGTGCGGCCTCGCCGGCTACACCGGCCTGTACGTCGCGCCCGCCGCGGGAGCCTGGGCCTGGGCCCTGCTCCTCGGCGTCTCCAACTGCGCCTTCCCGCTCGCCCTCACCATGATCGGCATGCGCTCGCGCACCGGCGCCGGCGTCGTCCGGCTCTCCGCCTTCGCGCAGAGCGTCGGCTACCTCATCTCCATCCCCGGCCCGCTCCTGGTCGGCGTCCTCTACCAGCACAGCGGCGGCTGGGGCCTGCCCATCGCCCTGATGGCCGGACTGATGCTGCCCCAGATGGTCGTGGGCACCCTCGCGGGGCGGGACCGGACCGTCGAGGACGAATGCTGA
- a CDS encoding transglycosylase SLT domain-containing protein codes for MSANTPGHYRLKKTHKASLAGVAALGAVALGFSLIPSNAAAETEPQALSNTQQVAWAYDAASPQAKALHASLTEQQNAIDLKAKAEAAAKAQAEAKAKADAKAKAKAAAEAKAKAEAKKRAEAKAAASRAAARKPVYANNLDGWIREALDIMKKHNIPGTYEGIHRNIMRESSGNPRAINNWDINAINGVPSKGLLQVIYPTFKAYHVPGTKFDQYDPVANIVAACNYAADRYGSMDNVNSAY; via the coding sequence ATGTCCGCGAACACTCCTGGCCACTATCGGCTGAAGAAGACGCACAAGGCTTCCCTTGCCGGTGTCGCCGCCCTTGGTGCCGTCGCCCTGGGCTTCTCCCTCATCCCGAGCAACGCCGCCGCCGAGACCGAGCCGCAGGCGCTGAGCAACACCCAGCAGGTCGCGTGGGCCTACGACGCCGCCAGCCCGCAGGCCAAGGCGCTGCACGCGAGCCTCACGGAGCAGCAGAACGCGATCGACCTGAAGGCCAAGGCCGAGGCCGCCGCCAAGGCGCAGGCCGAGGCCAAGGCCAAGGCGGACGCCAAGGCCAAGGCGAAGGCCGCGGCTGAGGCCAAGGCCAAGGCCGAGGCGAAGAAGCGCGCCGAGGCGAAGGCGGCCGCGAGCCGTGCCGCCGCCCGCAAGCCGGTGTACGCGAACAACCTCGACGGCTGGATCCGCGAGGCGCTCGACATCATGAAGAAGCACAACATCCCGGGCACCTACGAGGGCATCCACCGCAACATCATGCGGGAGTCCAGCGGTAACCCGCGGGCCATCAACAACTGGGACATCAACGCCATCAACGGCGTCCCCTCGAAGGGCCTGCTCCAGGTCATCTACCCGACCTTCAAGGCCTACCACGTGCCGGGCACCAAGTTCGACCAGTACGACCCGGTCGCCAACATCGTCGCCGCCTGCAACTACGCGGCCGACCGCTACGGCTCCATGGACAACGTCAACAGCGCGTACTGA
- the serB gene encoding phosphoserine phosphatase SerB, with translation MSASQTSDVPTLLVKIFGKDRPGITAGLFDTLAAYSVDVVDIEQVVSRGRLVLCALVTEPTVASAGELRATVHSWAESLKLQAEIISGTGDNRPRGSGRSHVTVLGHPLTAEQTAAITARIAENGGNIDRIFRLAKYPVTAVEFAVSGCETEPLRTALATEAHDIGVDVAVVSAGLHRRAQRLVVMDVDSTLIQDEVIELFAAHAGCEDKVAEVTAAAMRGELDFEQSLHARVALLAGLDASVVDKVRAEVRLTPGARTLIRTLKRLGFQVGVVSGGFTQVTDDLKERLGLDFASANTLEIVDGKLTGRVTGEIVDRAGKARLLRRFASEAGVPLSQTVAIGDGANDLDMLNAAGLGVAFNAKPVVRQAAHTAVNVPFLDTVLYLLGITREEVEAADGDEELLH, from the coding sequence ATGAGCGCATCGCAGACCTCAGACGTTCCCACCCTTCTCGTCAAGATCTTCGGGAAGGACCGTCCCGGGATCACCGCCGGGCTCTTCGACACCCTCGCCGCCTACTCCGTCGACGTCGTGGACATCGAGCAGGTCGTGTCCCGCGGCCGCCTCGTCCTGTGCGCGCTCGTCACCGAGCCGACCGTCGCCTCCGCGGGCGAGCTGCGGGCGACCGTCCACAGCTGGGCCGAGTCGCTGAAACTCCAGGCCGAGATCATCTCCGGCACCGGTGACAACCGTCCGCGCGGCAGTGGACGCTCGCACGTCACCGTGCTCGGGCACCCGCTGACCGCCGAGCAGACCGCCGCCATAACGGCGAGGATCGCCGAGAACGGCGGCAACATCGACCGTATCTTCCGCCTCGCGAAGTACCCGGTGACCGCGGTCGAGTTCGCCGTCTCGGGCTGCGAGACCGAGCCACTGCGGACCGCGCTGGCCACGGAGGCGCACGACATCGGTGTGGACGTGGCCGTGGTCTCCGCCGGGCTGCACCGCCGCGCCCAGCGACTGGTCGTCATGGACGTCGACTCGACGCTGATCCAGGACGAGGTGATCGAGCTCTTCGCGGCGCACGCGGGCTGCGAGGACAAGGTCGCCGAGGTCACGGCGGCCGCGATGCGCGGCGAGCTGGACTTCGAGCAGTCGCTGCACGCCCGGGTGGCGCTGCTGGCCGGGCTCGACGCCTCGGTGGTGGACAAGGTCCGTGCCGAGGTACGGCTCACCCCCGGCGCCCGCACCCTGATCCGTACGCTGAAGCGGCTGGGGTTCCAGGTCGGTGTGGTCTCGGGTGGATTCACCCAGGTCACGGACGACCTCAAGGAGCGGCTCGGGCTCGACTTCGCCTCGGCCAACACCCTGGAGATCGTCGACGGGAAGCTGACCGGCCGGGTCACCGGTGAGATCGTGGACCGGGCGGGCAAGGCGCGGCTGCTGCGCCGGTTCGCCTCGGAGGCGGGGGTGCCGCTGTCCCAGACCGTGGCGATCGGCGACGGCGCCAACGATCTGGACATGCTGAACGCGGCCGGACTCGGTGTGGCGTTCAACGCCAAGCCGGTGGTACGCCAGGCAGCCCACACGGCCGTGAACGTCCCCTTCCTCGACACCGTCCTCTATCTGCTGGGGATCACCCGCGAGGAGGTCGAGGCGGCGGACGGCGACGAGGAGCTGCTGCACTGA